Proteins encoded in a region of the Mercenaria mercenaria strain notata chromosome 1, MADL_Memer_1, whole genome shotgun sequence genome:
- the LOC128559734 gene encoding LOW QUALITY PROTEIN: uncharacterized protein LOC128559734 (The sequence of the model RefSeq protein was modified relative to this genomic sequence to represent the inferred CDS: deleted 2 bases in 1 codon) — MPKPCTSFCNKSEKEISITSKESQDCQISRESETSLYKVENENISLRKAAKDMNISYSFLQRRASLSSGAVDIESKNGRKPVFTNAEEEKMAHYLSEMAARGMGLRTTEFLNFVGNIIIKEKRPNPFTDNTPGYKWYRGFMERNKHTVEKRTETPLESSRAKVTPYVIDEWFHKYRMFISDNELLDKPERIYNADETGFTMGSKSGKVIGPSKSVHAGPVPHVSGGKSKERVTVMYCANAAGTVIPPYFVFAKPKPVSYDHLAGTAKGSDAAYTDKGWMDVPTFKKFIGHLDKYGEKERPIVLLIDSVGSHVNIECFSEAKEHGIEIYRLVKNATHIMQPLDVGVYGPLKSAWYKHLRVHNGEHPDDPVSKKTFARHLHAAFMDFYKPLTVQHAFTSAGILFQRSCIERPQSLPSNCIHPMKPSRIPCLSFKPERPASAPNLEELLTSPSIHTLRTSSAAHTRPWRPFSVMPHTTQSEAHLPNLRLVNMLERTKSASVEIPISQPLKPSRIPWPIVKEERPASVPILDIVSTLNSTYTQRSSSAAHTRPWRPSSVLSQHVQPESHLPNPRLAKLLDSGWKSAPILPSYPVAGPECTAPVSPNKPKRPTTAILYTCKDTSSTISTNISNSRCSNQSYIRVDSPCRKPSCIPVPMCNTRSKEVRSEAHSASQPSSARRRISCQDEPTTLRTGDKPQIQRSRIPVAKFVSSLLGKVIFCKPKQVDSPPESARSTLKSERSRIPILRRESRNASVQESISDFDSSQPVPSVEAQEIDSELSTAQNVTSDNNMNQTIQIPVQKIESLETLAERVVIANNLMQNYEVSTPKNVKSLESLTENAENVIITDSLMQNYDVPTLRKAKSLDCQIENIIDDNYLELNNEVRRSFVSLAEKVVHENSLRQNTEVQSLASLTQKIERLKDIADELVVDNNLKQETETTVAQETENLQSTEEPHVVYQNVPSLKEMTQTVVENILRQNTEVTHQHNVESLKYIRQSVPEDNKLRQTLDILSIKNVPSLNTLTQSIPDDKKLRQTPDIPSIKNVTRLNTLTQSVPVDNKLKQTPDIPSIKNVPSLNTLTQSVPNDKKLSQITEVPNMKHAEILEFLTHTVVDDEMIRTDTENHIPHEPDALKSLAQRSLSAYCIRQNCDIQIPARPKSVGISKCHISRSPEPKRQISSASTGSSRPPTGMSGRSKMSSDDNGHTGQQSSNKIDDRSVRKSRSCSVNRPTLSRPPTRRAITSLDGIYINDDYDDDDDDDNDNDGDDDNDVDEEEEEEEDCYDDDTDNDNDENEPDDDAADSFRPEPETTDSEDDGIPADESCIRRVASLSKMSSTPTWTDFSFSSIEAPSHESSLIFPSGARSRPPTEASTTSYKSNTTDNSSAKEKSRPPTAAFTTPYKSNTPDNSSAHERSRPPTAASTTSYKSNTTDNSNAQERSRPPTAASTKSYKSNNPENSSVQESSRPPTAASTAPYKSNTTDSSSAQERSRPPTAASAMSSKINTQDNKSAQERSRPPTAASATSSKINTQDNISAQERSRPPTAASTMPAMFYASHSSSSEESSDEMVYRITPTPDELCVNKVASLSEMSSTPTWTEFSFSSIEPPSHESSFVFPSPERSRPPTGDSRESSEENIDIMEKDACEKDDPKKDLVDLDLYFKNYKEKTKFPSLAELAERAVKKNELLAMSFEVPKISMVRIGSPDRKAVSPVTDYTDEMAFFTNVSVTDENEPRLWSRALSLLKVCDSPDCDTPVSLSSSISESSRSTMSQHSDDINEGGASVEDCLITSPTIDRNAKVKEPFMVKDEMKSNTKVLQLVTALHENDNKDKKVAKMLHDLRHIQQLEKEINGKRLREMFEDARLVAEILNNQDKLANTIEKKKKLDETLLELYQEKLEFDTEFDTIEKYLHCDKLAKTYHVKRNFQECTIAYLEHQLCSKIEKRIMKYFGKIKEPKIKPRMTKNALRLQREKGLMVRRDRVNKIEEDLKYGKQKRTRGLFFKPPENKNYKPLPPGLEEKLKTLKKKKKCKNMSRSHPVPPRTTKLVHLRTNNKMDKATNRNQKMSTVSDGRKSRDKKTYSLMDKTKLNDKMAIPVENKMKMQPNANHKNNKKEKNGLEAPSKKSQSSHKAKETENGRIGKTENKINRINQNIHSRNATRVTDQSEVATSEIRQEAKQTENGHIGKTENKNNRTNQNIHSGNATHIADQSEVATSEMRQEPKQIENGHIDKTENKNNTVIQNIHSGNATRVADQSKAVTSEMRQEPKQIENGHIDKAENKNNRINQNIHSGNATHVADQSEVAALEMRQEPKQIENGHIDKAENKNNRVIQNIHSGNATRVADQSKAVTSEMRQEPKQIENGQTGKTENKNDRINQNIHSGNATRVADQSKAVTSEMRQEPKQIENGHIGKTDNKNNRINQNIHCGDATCVADQSEVATSEMRQEPKQTENGHICKAENKNNRIIQNIHSRNATRVANQSKAATSEIRQEVKQTEHGRIGKAGNKNNRINQNIRSRNATRIADQSKAVTSEKRQEAKQTENGRIGKAVNKNKRIIQNVHGKNATRVANQSKVVMSEIRHEGAKKANSFPNKDIPRKPIQSRKAPSKFIEIKSASAGQLQKRENVQKRTYVKDKRPLKAFTGIKNIINVGLDTQEHVQVNTNGNDTAKINSSTLNRQKMEPRKLRQQEVPKEVEHRNHNTKLPRIVSQQEKQEMAQSLSELTMVGTKCK; from the exons ATGCCAAAGCCCTGCACAAGTTTCTGCAACAAAAGTGAGAAAGAAATATCTATCACCAGCAAAGAAAGCCAAGACTGCCAAATCTCCAGGGAGAGCGAAACGTCACTATATAAGGTAGAAAAcgaaaacatttctttaagaaaagcAGCTAAAGATATGAATATTTCCTATTCTTTCCTTCAAAGGAGGGCCAGTCTCAGC AGTGGTGCGGTGGACATTGAAAGTAAAAATGGACGTAAACCTGTGTTTACAAATGCAGAGGAAGAAAAAATGGCCCATTACTTATCTGAAATGGCTGCTCGAGGTATGGGTTTGAGAACAACAGAATTTCTGAACTTTGTAGGAAatatcataataaaagaaaagcGCCCTAACCCATTTACAGACAACACACCTGGCTATAAATGGTACAGAGGGTTTATGGAAAGAAATAAACATACAGTTGAGAAAAGAACTGAAACACCTTTAGAATCATCAAGAGCTAAAGTTACCCCATATGTCATTGACGAGTGGTTTCACAAATATCGGATGTTTATTTCAGACAACGAGTTACTAGATAAGCCCGAGCGCATTTACAATGCTGACGAAACCGGATTCACAATGGGTAGCAAGTCAGGAAAAGTGATTGGTCCATCTAAAAGTGTTCATGCTGGTCCTGTTCCACATGTCTCTGGAGGCAAAAGTAAAGAACGTGTAACTGTTATGTACTGCGCCAATGCAGCAGGCACCGTGATTCCGCCATATTTTGTGTTTGCTAAGCCAAAACCGGTGTCATATGACCACCTTGCAGGTACAGCAAAAGGTTCAGATGCAGCTTACACTGATAAGGGGTGGATGGATGTTCCTACTTTCAAGAAGTTTATTGGTCATTTAGATAAATATGGCGAAAAAGAAAGGCCCATCGTGCTCCTTATTGATAGTGTTGGAAGTCATGTCAACATAGAGTGTTTTAGTGAGGCAAAAGAACATGGAATAGAAATCTACAGGCTAGTTAAAAATGCTACACATATTATGCAACCACTTGATGTTGGCGTATATGGTCCGCTAAAAAGTGCatggtataaacatttaagaGTACATAACGGGGAACATCCAGATGATCCTGTAAGTAAGAAAACCTTCGCAAGACATCTACATGCTGCCTTCATGGATTTCTACAAACCCCTCACTGTTCAGCATGCTTTTACTTCAGCTGGtatact GTTTCAAAGAAGTTGCATAGAGAGACCACAGAGTCTCCCAAGCAACTGCATTCATCCAATGAAGCCAAGCAGAATTCCGTGTTTGAGCTTCAAACCAGAGAGGCCCGCCAGTGCCCCCAACTTGGAAGAATTATTAACTTCGCCTAGTATTCACACACTGAGGACCTCAAGTGCCGCCCACACAAGGCCTTGGAGGCCCTTCAGTGTGATGCCTCATACTACACAGTCTGAGGCCCATCTTCCAAACCTAAGACTTGTAAATATGTTAGAAAG gacTAAGAGTGCTTCAGTTGAAATACCCATTAGTCAACCATTGAAACCCAGCAGAATTCCATGGCCGATCGTCAAAGAAGAGAGGCCCGCCAGTGTCCCCATTTTGGACATTGTATCAACATTGAATAGTACTTACACACAGAGGTCCTCAAGTGCCGCCCACACAAGGCCTTGGAGGCCCTCAAGTGTGTTGTCTCAGCATGTACAGCCTGAGTCACATCTCCCAAACCCAAGACTTGCAAAGCTGTTAGACag TGGATGGAAATCAGCTCCCATCTTGCCAAGTTACCCGGTAGCTGGTCCGGAATGTACCGCTCCGGTTTCGCCAAATAAACCGAAGCGTCCTACCACGGCTATCTTATATAC TTGCAAAGATACTAGCAGCACAATCAGTACAAATATTAGCAATTCAAGGTGCAGTAACCAAAGTTACATCAGAGTCGACAGCCCCTGCAGAAAACCGAGCTGTATTCCAGTTCCAATGTGCAACACCCGGTCAAAAGAAGTGAGAAGTGAGGCACATTCTGCAAGTCAACCATCAAGTGCCAGGAGACGTATTTCCTGTCAAGATGAACCAACTACACTACGAACAGGTGATAAGCCACAGATACAACGAAGTCGTATCCCTGTTGCTAAATTCGTATCTTCACTGCTGGGAAAAGTGATCTTCTGCAAACCAAAACAGGTAGATTCTCCACCAGAAAGTGCAAGATCTACTCTTAAAAGTGAGAGAAGCAGAATCCCGATACTAAGACGTGAATCACGGAATGCTTCGGTACAAGAATCCATAAGTGATTTTGACTCAAGTCAACCAGTCCCATCTGTTGAAGCACAGGAAATTGACAGTGAACTATCAACGGCACAAAACGTGACCAGTGACAACAACATGAATCAAACCATTCAAATACCAGTACAGAAAATCGAAAGCCTGGAAACCCTGGCAGAAAGAGTCGTTATCGCCAACAACTTGATGCAGAACTACGAGGTATCGACACCAAAAAATGTCAAAAGCCTAGAATCCCTTACAGAAAATGCAGAAAATGTCATCATTACCGATAGCTTGATGCAAAACTACGATGTACCAACACTAAGAAAAGCCAAAAGCCTAGATTGTCAGATTGAAAATATCATTGATGACAACTACTTGGAACTGAACAACGAGGTCAGAAGAAGTTTTGTAAGCTTGGCAGAAAAGGTTGTCCATGAAAACAGCCTGAGGCAGAACACAGAGGTTCAAAGTCTGGCATCGTTGACACAGAAAATCGAAAGACTTAAAGACATTGCTGACGAACTCGTTGTTGATAACAACCTGAAGCAAGAAACCGAGACAACAGTTGCACAAGAAACGGAAAACTTACAATCTACTGAGGAACCACATGTTGTTTACCAGAACGTTCCAAGCCTGAAAGAGATGACACAGACAGTTGTTGAAAACATCCTAAGGCAGAACACAGAGGTAACACACCAGCATAATGTGGAAAGCCTGAAATATATAAGACAAAGTGTTCCCGAAGACAACAAACTAAGACAGACCCTGGATATACTAAGCATAAAGAATGTTCCCAGCTTAAATACGCTGACACAAAGCATTCCCGATGACAAGAAACTAAGACAGACCCCGGATATACCAAGTATAAAGAATGTTACCCGCCTGAATACGTTGACACAAAGCGTTCCCGTTGACAACAAACTAAAACAGACCCCGGACATACCAAGTATAAAGAATGTTCCCAGTCTGAATACGCTGACACAAAGCGTTCCCAATGACAAGAAACTAAGCCAAATCACCGAAGTTCCAAACATGAAACATGCTGAAATCCTAGAGTTTTTGACACACACAGTTGTTGATGATGAAATGATCAGAACGGACACTGAAAACCACATACCTCATGAGCCAGACGCATTAAAATCACTTGCGCAGAGGTCGCTTTCGGCATACTGCATTAGACAAAATTGCGACATCCAGATACCAGCAAGACCAAAAAGCGTTGGTATCAGTAAGTGCCATATTTCAAGATCCCCCGAACCAAAACGACAAATCTCGTCTGCCTCTACCGGAAGTTCAAGACCGCCAACCGGAATGTCCGGCAGATCAAAGATGAGCAGTGACGATAACGGACATACTGGACAACAGTCTTCTAACAAAATAGATGACAG GTCAGTAAGAAAATCTAGATCCTGCTCCGTCAATAGACCAACATTATCACGACCCCCGACTAGAAGAGCTATCACAAGTCTTGATGGTATTTATattaatgatgattatgatgatgatgatgatgatgacaatgataatGATGGCGATGATGACAATGATGTTGATG aagaagaagaagaagaagaggatTGCTATGATGATGACAccgataatgataatgatgaaaaTGAACCTGATGACGACGCCGCCGACAGTTTTAGACCAGAACCGGAAACAACCGACTCAGAAGATGACGG AATACCAGCAGACGAGTCCTGCATTAGAAGAGTGGCATCTCTATCAAAAATGTCCAGTACCCCCACATGGACCGACTTCAGTTTTTCATCTATCGAGGCTCCGTCGCATGAAAGCAGTTTAATCTTTCCTTCCGGAGCCAGGTCACGACCTCCAACCGAAGCTTCTACTACGTCATACAAGTCCAATACCACAGACAACAGCAGCGCAAAGGAAAAGTCACGGCCTCCAACCGCAGCTTTTACTACGCCATACAAGTCCAATACCCCTGACAACAGCAGCGCGCATGAAAGGTCACGGCCTCCAACCGCAGCTTCTACTACGTCATACAAGTCCAATACCACAGACAACAGCAACGCGCAGGAAAGGTCACGGCCTCCAACCGCAGCTTCTACTAAGTCATACAAGTCCAATAACCCAGAAAACAGCAGCGTGCAGGAAAGTTCACGGCCTCCAACCGCAGCTTCTACTGCGCCATACAAGTCCAATACCACAGACAGCAGCAGCGCACAGGAAAGGTCACGACCTCCAACCGCAGCTTCTGCTATGTCATCCAAGATCAATACCCAAGACAACAAGAGCGCACAGGAAAGGTCACGACCTCCAACCGCAGCTTCTGCTACGTCATCCAAGATAAATACCCAAGACAACATCAGCGCGCAGGAAAGGTCACGACCTCCAACCGCAGCTTCTACGATGCCAGCAATGTTCTATGCCTCACACAGCAGTAGCTCGGAGGAATCATCTGATGAAATGGTTTATAGAAT cACTCCGACCCCAGACGAACTCTGCGTTAATAAGGTGGCGTCATTATCAGAAATGTCTAGTACACCTACATGGACTGAGTTCAGTTTTTCATCTATTGAGCCTCCATCGCATGAAAGCAGTTTCGTCTTTCCTTCTCCAGAAAGGTCGCGACCTCCAACAGGCGACAGCCGAGAATCTTCTGaagaaaatattgacattat GGAAAAGGATGCCTGCGAAAAGGACGACCCAAAGAAGGACCTAGTCGACCTTGATCTATATTTCAAGaattacaaagaaaaaacaaagtttCCGTCATTGGCGGAGTTGGCGGAAAGGGCAGTGAAAAAGAATGAATTGTTGGCAATGAGCTTTGAAGTGCCGAAGATTTCTATGGTGAGAATCGGATCGCCAGACAGGAAGGCTGTTTCTCCGGTAACTGACTATACAGATGAGATGGCCTTCTTCACAAACGTATCAGTTACAGACGAAAATGAACCAAG gCTATGGTCACGTGCCCTGTCGCTACTGAAAGTATGTGACTCTCCAGATTGCGACACTCCGGTGTCATTAAGCAGCTCAATCTCTGAATCATCCCGAAG CACGATGTCACAACACTCTGATGACATAAATGAGGGCGGAGCATCTGTAGAGGATTGCCTTATAACCAGCCCGACTATTGACAGAAATGCAAAAGTAAAGGAACCATTTATGGTGAAAGATGAGATGAAAag CAACACCAAAGTGCTCCAGCTTGTCACAGCACTACACGAAAATGACAACAAAGACAAGAAGGTCGCAAAGATGTTACATGACTTAAGACACATACAACAATTAGAAAAAGAGATTAATGGTAAACGTTTGAGAGAAATGTTTGAAGATGCTCGGCTTGTAGCTGAAATATTGAACAATCAGGACAAACTGGCCAATACAATTGAGAAGAAGAAAAAGTTGGACGAAACG tTATTGGAGCTTTACCAAGAAAAACTGGAGTTTGATACAGAATTTGACACCATAGAAAAATACCTGCACTGTGACAAGCTGGCCAAGACATATCACGTTAAAAGAAATTTCCAGGAGTGTACTATTGCATACCTGGAACATCAGCTGTGTTCGAAAATTGAAAAGAGGATCATGAAGTATTTTGGAAAGATAAAGGAACCTAAAATCAAACCAAGGATGACAAAAAATGCCCTCCGTTTACAAAGAGAAAAGG GTCTCATGGTCAGACGGGACAGAGTAAATAAAATAGAGGAAGACTTGAAATACGGAAAACAAAAACGGACCAGAGGGTTATTTTTCAAACCGCCGGAGAACAAAAATTACAA GCCCCTGCCTCCAGGACTGGAAGAAAAACTGAAAACcttaaagaaaaagaagaaatgtaaAAACATGTCTAG GTCACATCCTGTGCCGCCGAGAACAACAAAATTAGTGCACTTACGAACTAATAACAAAATGGATAAAGCGACAAACAG GAATCAGAAAATGTCCACTGTCTCTGATGGCAGAAAAAGTCGTGACAAAAAGACATATTCCCTAATGGACAAAACAAAATTGAATGACAAAATGGCAATACCagtagaaaataaaatgaaaatgcaacCTAATGCGaatcataaaaataacaaaaaggaaaaaaatggcCTAGAGGCTCCTAGCAAAAAATCGCAAAGCAGCCATAAAGCCAAAGAAACTGAAAATGGACGTATAGGCAAAACAGAGAACAAAATTAAtagaataaatcaaaatattcatAGCAGGAATGCAACACGTGTCACCGACCAGTCAGAAGTGGCTACGTCAGAAATACGGCAAGAAgcgaaacaaactgaaaatggaCATATAGGCAAAACAGAAAACAAGAATAATAGaacaaatcaaaatattcatAGCGGGAATGCAACTCATATCGCCGACCAGTCAGAAGTGGCTACGTCAGAAATGCGACAAGAACCCAAACAAATAGAAAATGGACATATAGACAAAACAGAGAACAAGAATAATACagtaattcaaaatattcatagcGGGAATGCAACTCGTGTCGCCGACCAATCAAAAGCCGTTACGTCAGAAATGCGACAAGAACCCAAACAAATAGAAAATGGACATATAGACAAAGCAGAGAACAAGAATAAtagaataaatcaaaatattcatAGCGGGAATGCAACTCATGTCGCCGACCAGTCAGAAGTGGCTGCGTTAGAAATGCGACAAGAACCTAAACAAATAGAAAATGGACATATAGACAAAGCAGAGAACAAGAATAATAGagtaattcaaaatattcatagcGGGAATGCAACTCGTGTCGCCGACCAATCAAAAGCCGTTACGTCAGAAATGCGACAAGAACCCAAACAAATAGAAAATggacaaacaggcaaaacagagAACAAGAATGAtagaataaatcaaaatattcatAGCGGGAATGCAACTCGTGTCGCCGACCAATCAAAAGCCGTTACGTCAGAAATGCGGCAAGAACCCAAACAAATAGAAAATGGACATATAGGCAAAACAGATAATAAGAATAAtagaataaatcaaaatattcatTGCGGGGATGCAACTTGTGTCGCCGACCAGTCAGAAGTGGCTACGTCAGAAATGCGGCAAGAAcccaaacaaacagaaaatggaCATATATGCAAAGCAGAGAACAAGAATAAtagaataattcaaaatattcatagtAGGAATGCAACACGCGTCGCCAACCAGTCAAAAGCCGCTACGTCAGAAATACGGCAAGAAGTTAAACAAACTGAACATGGACGTATAGGCAAAGCAGGGAACAAGAATAAtagaataaatcaaaatattcgTAGCAGGAATGCAACACGTATCGCCGACCAGTCAAAAGCCGTTACGTCAGAAAAACGACAAGAAGccaaacaaactgaaaatggtCGTATAGGCAAAGCAGTGAACAAGAATAAAAGAATAATTCAAAATGTTCATGGCAAGAATGCAACACGTGTCGCTAACCAGTCAAAAGTGGTTATGTCGGAAATACGGCATGAAGGTGCAAAGAAAGCCAACTCATTCCCAAACAAAGATATACCCCGAAAGCCCATTCAGTCTCGAAAAGCACCTTCAAAGTTCATCGAGATAAAATCGGCCAGTGCAGGCCAATtgcaaaaaagagaaaatgttcaaaaaaggACATATGTTAAAGACAAAAGACCTCTAAAGGCCTTTACtggtattaaaaatataataaatgtcgGTTTAGATACACAAGAGCATGTACAGGTTAATACAAATGGTAATGATACTGCAAAAATAAACAGCAGCACATTAAATCGACAAAAGATGGAGCCCAGAAAATTACGGCAACAAGAGGTGCCAAAAGAAGTTGAACACAGAAACCACAATACTAAACTTCCACGTATTGTTTCACagcaagaaaaacaagaaatggCTCAGTCACTCTCAGAACTAACTATGGTTGGAACTAAATGCAAGTAA